GACTTGCTGCGTCATTTTCTTAGCTCTGAAATTAACTCCGGGGTATTTTGGTCTGTTGCGGTTTTGCGGTCCTTACGAAACAATATCTTATGCTAGTGGCCATCCTTAACAAATCCCCGTGATTATTTCACAACAATCAGTCATATGATAGCCCAGAAATAAGAGAATGAGatttaaataaaagaataaataTTTTTAGAGACTCTTCCCTTCCCCTGTGATATCCAGTGAACCTGTGCCAAACGAGTGCCAGCCAGGTCAGCTGCACCTCTACCCTAAGCCTCCACCCAGAAAGACACCTAGAAGAATGACATTTCTACTATCTAGAAAAGCCTGTGCTAATAAGTTCATTTTATTGATGCATCTCATAGTGAATTAAAACTTGAGTGTCTTTGTTTGATACTAGACTTGACCCCATCTGGGCTGAGTAATTCTCGTACCTCGGGTCATCATGCCCGGCTGATTACGTGCTGATAAATCACGACACTTAATAATTCGTAGAACCAAGGCAGTATCACGACATCCTCAGTACTTGGATTTAGTATAAATAGAATATCCCCATTGTCCTGGAGTTAGACAGTCCCTAATCTATCAGATTCCGAGCAAGCATTTTCTATTACCAGCCTCCAGCAGATCAAACTCGAGACCTACAATGGCGCAGACTCAGTTCGCAGTGGTAGACGTCTTCTCAAAGACACCCTACAAGGGTAATCCTCTAGCGGTCGTCAACGACTTGAAGGGAGAGCTCAGCGATACTGAGATGAAGTTGATCACGCGCCAGTTCAACCTCTCGGAAACCACCTTTTTTCTCCACCCATCTCTCCCAGGAGCCCACTACAAGCTACGTTCGTTTCTGCCAGACGGGAGAGAAGTCTTTGGAGTTGGCCATAATATCCTGGGAGCTTGGTGGTATCTGGCACATGCTGGACTGCTGGACTTTTCGATCAAGTCTGGGATCAGCAagggagatggtgttgaggagttTACCTTCTATCAAGAGCTGGGAGGATCTGTGACGCCGGTTAAGATTCTCAAGAGTCAGATTTCTTCAGCTGAGCCGGCTGAGTTCTCTGTTTCCATTACGCAGGCGACGCCTAAGGCTCATGGACGACATCCGCATGTGCCTGAGCTTGCCGCAACTATCGGCTTGGGGCCTGAAGATATTGGACTGGCCCCCGGGACTGGTGTATCCAGAAAACATGATGTCATTCCGCGGGTGATGTCTACATCGACtactcatcatctcctcgtccCTGTTGCGTCCATCGCAGCGCTTGAGCGGGCGTCAGTGCAGCGAGAAaagctcctcgagcagctccAACTCGCGGACGAACGCGCTTATGGGCTATATCTATTTGCAAAGGATGACCGTGAGGGTGCATCTGCCAATACTTATCAAGCTAGATTCTTCAGCCCCGGCATGTCAACTGAGGATCCAGCCACTGGAAGTGCTGCGGGGCCTTTGTCCGAGTTTCTGCGCGATGAGGGTCTTCTTGAGTTGGTTGATAACAAGGCGAGCATTGAGGTCTGGCAGGGTCTTCAAGTTGGGAGGGAGTGTCTCATTAAGGTGAATCTGGCTGTTGATGGGAATACGCCGGTTGTGGATGTTTCTGGTAGTGGTGTGTTGTTCTCGGAGGGTAGATTGGCTAGCCAGGGAAGCCAGGTTGGTTTCTAACTGGAAATGTTCGTCACTTGGCAGTTTAGCAAGTCAGATTTTCATAAAGATACCGTATTGACTAAGGACCTCGCCAACCCGTTGCACGGTTCTCGGCATAATTGGCATCGACTATGACGTCATTGGGGAGCTCCTCCCTCCGGGCTCGGTGGGATGAGCTCTCGGTTTCACGTATCACCGTACCTATTCAAGCTAATGAGCTGCGGGATTATGCTACTTATAGGCCGTGATTGAATGGAATTGCcattattaattataattccCCCGCGGGATTTGGGGTCTTTAGCTTGTCCTCCCGCGGGGTCCCAAGCCGACACGAATCGCgaccctcaactccaacgcTAAGCATCACCAAAAATCACCCCCCAATTGCCCCCACGGCGGGGTAGCTGCTCCTCCGGCGTCGGGACCTGACAAAATCTACAAGCCCATTGGTCTTTTTGGCTCACGGCTTTCTTTCCGATCCCATCGAATCCCCCCATGATGCGCCCGTTGTTGCGAATCGGTACATATACTGCCTGCACCCGGTTGTCCTGGGCCTCGAGAAACACAAGATCCTTTGCGACCACCTATAGACTCTCTATTCAATTGCCCGCCATGAAGCTGCTTTACCCTACTTCGCTCAAGCTCGACGTCTCGAGCATCGAGGGCTTCTCGGTCGAGCTTAAGCCCTACGACGTCAAGAAGACCATCCCCGAGGACCTCATCGACGCAGAGGTGCTCGTCACCTGGACAAACAGCGCCGAGAACCTCAAGGATGCCGCCGCACGGATGAAGAACCTCCGCTGGATCCAGTCCCTTGCCGCGGGTCCCAACGACGTCCTCAGCGCCGGCTTCGACACGTCCAAGATCGCCGTCACCACCGGCTCGGGCCTGCACGACCGCACCGTCGCCGAGCacgccctcggcctcctcctcaacgcGGCGCGCCGGTTCTACGAGATGCGCGATTATCAGCTCCAGGGCAAGTGGCCGGGCCACCTCGGCGGCCCGCAGCCCGACCGACCTGCAGGAGCCTTTACCACACTGCGCGACGCTCGCGTGCTCATCTGGGGGTTTGGCAACATTGCAAAGACGCTCACCCCGCACCTCCTCGGACTCGGCGCCGAGGTTCGGGGCATCGCGCGCCGAAGGGGTGTCCGTGACGGCATCGAGGTGTACGGCGAGGACAGCCTGGCGGAGCTCCTCCCCGAGACGGACGCCCTGGTCATGATCCTCCCCGGGTCCGACTCTACCCGCCACGCGCTCAACGCCGAGCGCCTCAAGCTTCTGCCCAAGCACGCGTGGGTCGTCAACGTCGGACGAGGCACCTCGATTGATGAGGATGCTCTGGTGGATGCTCTTGAGAAGGGAGAGAttggaggagctgctctTGATGTGTTTGAGACGGAGCCTCTCCCCGAGCCGAGCAGACTTTGGAAGGCGCCTAATGTCATCGTGTCGCCGCACGCTGCTGGTGGACGGCCACAGGACTCTGAGGGCTTAATTGCCGACAACTTGAGACGGTTCCGAGCTGGACAGGAGTTGAAGAACATTATTTAGATTGAATTAGAGCGAACAAAAAATAAATGAATAAATGAATAGAACCATCAATACCCAATGCGACCTTGTTCTGGCGCATCTTGTCGCATTGACCCAGTGATGCTTCGGTGGGTTGCATTGATCTCCGCGGCCTGCATGCTGCAAGACCGAGATCCTCCACCCAATGTGGACTGCTCCTCCAACCACACACCAACGACAAAATGAGCCTGTCCCATGACCTTTTACTTTATTACAACTTCATAGTTAGTTCAAAGTGATTTGAGTACCTGATGCAGGAGCCAGCTGGTTCAATTCAGTCGCACATCTTGCTGCAGAagcccatgatggaggatTGGAGCATTAGAAATCCGAGGCCTGGCAATAGGCTGCTAAAGTTATCGAAATACTCAGTAATTATGTGTCTATCATCTTCTTGTCTAGCAATTATCTATCATTTGTCTATCGCTCCCAACTCCTACTGTCCATATAACTCCCGGGGTATCACACAATTCTCAGCTCTACCCCTCTACTTGTTTACCGCCTTTGGCTTCCACAAAGCCCACGAAAAGCTGATGCACAGCTTGAGGAACGCAGCAATCCAGAGAGCACCAGCAAATCCAACCCAAGACTTGGACAGGAAACCACCCGAAACAGCTCCTGCAAACAACAACACGGCTCCAGTAGCTCGTCGGTTCCGATCCGCGTTGTCGGTGATGGGCGCAGTAAACAGCTTGGCGTCGCTCATCATGTCGCAGTACAAACTCGTCAGCACAACCGTAGGCATGCTGTTGTACTTGAGGACTCGGCTGGCAACGATTTGTCCCGCACTCTGGAAAGCAAGCAGAATGATGGGCGCATAGTCGGAGTAGGGAAAGTCGTTGCGCACCCTCTCAatgatccatccatccttgtGCGTCGTGGTCCTGTCATTGGGGCTGTTTCGGACCGCACCAGTCGTGGCGAGGAGAGCCACGAGACCAGTGAGGACGGACTGGATGAGGAAGGACGCGACAAGGACCCAGCGCTTCTGGGGGCCAAAGTAGCGGTGGaagttggagaagaagagggcgccgatggcgaagaagatTATGGCGAGAAAACAGCGGGACCAGGCTTTTCCGGGGAGGTTTTCGGGTTGGCCGCTGACGCCTAGGCCGACAAAGATGGTGTTTCCTGGGGATTCATTGTTAGTATAACATTTGAGATGGATTGTTGAGGGGACTTACCTGTTTGCATACTGACGAAACAACCGTACAAGTTGAAAGCAGCGCTGTCAACCAGACCGGCGACAAAGAAACAGACGAGCAGCAAGATGTCGCCCCATCGTACATCAACCTCTGCTGCGAATCGTcgagagatggaagaagttGTAGGAGCTGATTCCTTTGACCCGGCCTCGGGGTTATCGCTTGAATCTGGCATGTTGGATGTGTATTCGAGATTGTTGAAcctcttgagcttcttctcgcgtGACTCGCCGACGTCCCGTACAGATAAAGGTGACTCAAAGGTCGCAGAAGAAAAGTCCTCTATTTAAAGGCCGACCAGCCGATGGGCGTTCTCCTGAAGCGGATGGCGTGCTCGGCAGCGGTGGGCCCGTCGGTGGGGGTCATCCTTGTCCGGAATGCCGGCTTATCCAGACGTCATCTCGAAAAGAGAGCGGTTTGGCCGTGAATatggcatcgccaaggatcCCGCCATTGAACGCACGGTCCCTAAGGGTCTTGGACGTCAGTCGAGGCCTTCTGGGAAGATGGTGAATGAAAGAGTTGGGGGTGAAAAATTTGTGCTGAGCACGTCAGCGGCCAAGATTCTTTTCTGGACTAGGGCAGATGGCCTCACCTGGCTTTGTTTACACTGGTTGACTTTTATCAGCCCTTTTTTACGAAAAGTGTTGGGTCAATGCGCTATTGGACCCCGGGGAATCATCAAACTGTCCCCTGCTTTCGCAATATCAAATGCCAAGTGCACCGCCTCGGTCGTCGATCGAGGGTGCTTTTTTTGCCAAGTCGGTTGTTTGCCGTCACGGCCGAGCTGGGCTTTCGGCGGTGACACGCGTCAACCGGTGGCGGTAAAAAGTCATTGCAAAAAAGGACGGGAAATATTGAGGGACGAGGTCATCGTGGTATCATTAGCTCGAGCTTTTTAGTCTATAGTCAACCCTCTGCCGGCTTCAGCGCATACATCTTGACGGGCATCAAAGCTGTGTTGCCGACCATGGGGAATCCTCGTTGGAGATCAGATCGTACAACCTGCAGACCAGCCTGCTTGAATAAAGCCAGAAACTTTTCATCCTCTCTATTTCTTGTTAGAATTTTATTCATCACTGGGTCATGCACTTACCGAGTAACACTGCTATCCAGGTCGTCAaaaacatcaacaccattAGTGCTCaggttctccttgatgaccaTGACTCCATCTGGCGCCAGAGCAGACTTGCATCGCTCAAAGTATTCCACTAGAAGATCGTCTGGTAGATGACCAACACACCACTGCGTCCAGATCAGGTCGTACTTGACTCCATCCTCGGGCTTCCAGCCTTCGAGGCCGACGTTGAAGATATTTCCCACTCCAGGCTTGCCCTCTAAAACATCTGTAAACTTGGTGATAGGTTCGATAATGTCCACCTTTTCAGCCACTTGGGTCAGAAGTCCTTCAGTGACTCTGCCGATACTGTTGGTTTGCAGAATGATTAGCAACTCCAACTTGAAAAACCTCGACCACTCTTTGCAGAAACCGATAACCTGCGTCTAGGAATGCACCCACCCTGCTCCGCCCTCAAGCGCCCTAGAAaccatcttcctcccagTCTTGATGCCGATCCCCAACCTCGCAAGAAACGTCCTCGAGCCCTGCAGGTCGATTCTAGTGACTGAGGGGATACCGCCCAGCATGCCGTTGACGTCGGCTTCGATGCCCTCCCAGTACTTTTTGCCATCCTCCATAGATATCAGCGAGTCGGGCGCCGAGCCATCTTTGGAGtcggacatgatggcttgagTTTTTGttgcttgttggtgatggcggtgCAGATTGTGATGAGGTTTGCGGTGATGCTATTgggctggtggtgatgcctGAGGCACAGACTGGGGTTAGTCTCCGCTGCGGTCATCCTCTGTTTGCTTTCGATATCAAAGGATGTCATGATCTGGATTTTAGAAAGCAAGCAAGACTAGATAATTTTATAACATCTATAAATTAgttaagttatatatatataaggcaAGGCTAATTTATGTAGTATTTCATTGTGAAAAAATACCTTcatatctttatattaagtaattataaatagaattttataattttatataaaagaattatttaaaaaatcataataaaattatatacCCGGGCATGATCCAGAATATTTAGTATAGTAGGTCAAGTGAGAATATCAACTTCTGTAGATTACTATCTAGAATGTCTTCCAGGCATCAAGAAGCCCTGACAGTTGAGGAGTGCGACTCAGGCATACCCGGCCGTCCTTGATCACCGCCACGAGCTCCTGCTCCTGACGCTCAAACACTGTAATGTCATCTAGTGGGTTGCTGTTCAGAATCAGCAAGTCTGCCTTGAACCCCGTCTTGACCTGGCCCAAGGTGTTTGTTTCGCCAAGCATCCTCGCCGGATTGACGGTTGCGCTTTGGAGAATGTCAAGATTGCTCAGAGCTTCTGAACGGATGCTGAACTCCCGGGTTTGGTATATCCCAAGCGGTCCAAGAAGATCACTTCCGTAGCAAAGTGTGAGGCCTGCCTCCTTGGCGATCTTGAGGGCATTAATTCCCATGGCAAGGACTTTCTTGTTCTTTGCCTGCGAATCCTCATTCAAGAATTGAGGCAACGCTGGATCCGCTAGGGTTTGATATGTGACGAGTGTTGGAGTGAGAAAGCATCCTTTCTCCGCCATGAgcttggctgttggttcaTCAATGAGGTTACCGTGCTCAATGCCCTTGACGCCGCtctcgatggcgatgcgAATGGAATCAGGCGAATAAGCATGGCATGTCACGTACGTCCCATGATTCGATGCAGCTAGAACCACAGCTCGGATCTCTTCTGGACTGAACTGCTTGCCCTCGAGTCTGTCCGTCGGACTGACCACTCCGCCACTGCCCATGATCTTTATAAAGTCTGCTCCTCGGCGTATCTCGTCTCTCGCTGTAGCCAGACAGGCTGATACACCGTCACAGACCCTTCCGAGTCCGGAGACAAACCCAGATACACAGTGTGTATGGTCATGGCAGCTTCTGAAATCACCGTGGCCACCTGTCTGACTCAATGCATGACCACTGATGTAAAGCCTGGGTCCAGGGACCAGCCATTCCTCTGTTGCCTGCTTGAGGGCATACGGGGCGCCGCCACAGTCGCGGACGGTAGTGAAGCCGCGGGCGAGAATATCGCGACAGACATAGGTCATGCGGAGCATGGAGACGTGCTCCGGTGTGGACATGACCTTTGAGAAATCCGAGTCACCTGGCGCAGCAGCGATGTGGACGTGGGCGTCGATGAGGCCAGGACAGATATATTTGCCAGCAACATCGATGACGGTAGCCTCTGAAGCTTCTGCTGGGAGTGTCGTGTCGTCTGAAGTAATGGCAGCAATTGTGCCATTTTGAGTGAAGATATATTGGGATGCAGTAGAGGTGCCGGTGACAGGGTCAATAATGGTGGCGTTCTTAAAGAGGTATAATGGAGGGGATGACTTGGGAAGCCAGGGCTTGATGAATTGGGGAGACAGCGATTTCATGGTGGTTGTACCGAGCTGTAATGATAATGCGATACAGGTGAGTTTCCCGTCGATGCCAGAGTCAACCAAATCATTTTATAGGCTTTGCTGCGGCGATCGCTAGAGATTATCCGAAGGGAACGTCATGCTGGCTGTCGATAAGAATTGCTGAGACACTTGTCCTCCACTGATGCCGTGATGACGTTGACCGGCACGGCGACCGGTGTTGGACAGAGTGTGCAGGGGGGACAAAGGGCGATTGTTTTTATATCTTCTGATGTGCCGGCACCAAGGAACGAGGAACGTCATCGCCGGCCTAACTACCGGCAACCTCGGCGTCGCATTATCTGTGTGATGCCGGTAGCACGCCAGCCATGGTTATCGCTGAGGTTTAAGACGTCTGTCTTATCTCCGCCCTAATTACCGGTAATCTCATGGTCGCACTGTTTGTGCCGGGCCGGTAGGTTACCAACTACCTATGTACATATGGCTCCAGCTGAAGTTTATGAATCATCTGTCTTATCTCTGCCCTGATTaccagcagcctcagagTCGCATCATCTGTGCCTTGCTGGCAGCACACTAACTATGGCTATACCTGAGGTTTAACAGTAATACATCATCGCTCTGCCCTCATTACCGGCAACCTCAGCGACGTGTTAACTACAGCGTGCCGGTAACACACCAACCATGGCTATCGCTAAAGTTTGAGAACGGTCGATCTTCTCTCCGCATTTTCCTCTTTGGGTCCCGGATTGCGCGTGGGGAACCAACCAGCTTTGCCCCCGCAAATGATAAGGTCGTTCAGGGCTCTATGTGACGTGGAGGCGTCAACTACCTGTCCCGGATCCTCGGTGCCGACAGCAACTTACTCGTTGATGGAGAGGGGGATCATGTCTGTGACCGGCACGGCCTCTTGTATATAATTCATGAAACATTAcgggcttgagcttgaacATAACTTCCTCGGTGGTTTCTTTACTTTCCATTTTATTAACCAAAGGTCAAAATCTTTCACCATGTCGAACAAGGATGCTCTCGAAATGACTACATCGAAAGCCGTGTCTCAGCAGGACCGTGAAGCCGGCGATGTCGAGAACGTCCATCTGAGTGAGGATGTGGCCGTCAGGTTTCTGACGAACCTCGACCCTGCCATCAAAGACGTCCCGATTTCTGCTAAAGAAGCGCGCAAGGTTCTCTGGAAGATTGATCTGATCGTACTACCCATCATTGCAGGAACTGTCATTTTGAGTGCCGTGGATAAGGTTGGTCATTGTGCAAGAAGCCTTTACCGAAGCTGACTTTTCCCCCGAGGTTGTCATCTCCAATGCAGCCATCATGGGCATGAAGCATGACCTCAAACTCGTCGGTAACGAATATTCTTGGGTCGGAAGCATCTTTTACTTTG
This Fusarium keratoplasticum isolate Fu6.1 chromosome 6, whole genome shotgun sequence DNA region includes the following protein-coding sequences:
- a CDS encoding Amidohydro-rel domain-containing protein, yielding MKSLSPQFIKPWLPKSSPPLYLFKNATIIDPVTGTSTASQYIFTQNGTIAAITSDDTTLPAEASEATVIDVAGKYICPGLIDAHVHIAAAPGDSDFSKVMSTPEHVSMLRMTYVCRDILARGFTTVRDCGGAPYALKQATEEWLVPGPRLYISGHALSQTGGHGDFRSCHDHTHCVSGFVSGLGRVCDGVSACLATARDEIRRGADFIKIMGSGGVVSPTDRLEGKQFSPEEIRAVVLAASNHGTYVTCHAYSPDSIRIAIESGVKGIEHGNLIDEPTAKLMAEKGCFLTPTLVTYQTLADPALPQFLNEDSQAKNKKVLAMGINALKIAKEAGLTLCYGSDLLGPLGIYQTREFSIRSEALSNLDILQSATVNPARMLGETNTLGQVKTGFKADLLILNSNPLDDITVFERQEQELVAVIKDGRVCLSRTPQLSGLLDAWKTF
- a CDS encoding 2-Hacid-dh-C domain-containing protein; translation: MMRPLLRIGTYTACTRLSWASRNTRSFATTYRLSIQLPAMKLLYPTSLKLDVSSIEGFSVELKPYDVKKTIPEDLIDAEVLVTWTNSAENLKDAAARMKNLRWIQSLAAGPNDVLSAGFDTSKIAVTTGSGLHDRTVAEHALGLLLNAARRFYEMRDYQLQGKWPGHLGGPQPDRPAGAFTTLRDARVLIWGFGNIAKTLTPHLLGLGAEVRGIARRRGVRDGIEVYGEDSLAELLPETDALVMILPGSDSTRHALNAERLKLLPKHAWVVNVGRGTSIDEDALVDALEKGEIGGAALDVFETEPLPEPSRLWKAPNVIVSPHAAGGRPQDSEGLIADNLRRFRAGQELKNII